In Arthrobacter sp. SLBN-112, a genomic segment contains:
- a CDS encoding GntR family transcriptional regulator: MRASEKAYAALRDDIVEWRLAPGTVLAEVEQSERLGVSRTPLREALSRLTAEGLTTAGGRGVVVTDISLEDIDELFELRETLEGRAAALAASRGDTATFEQLQRELVRAPDMINGDDPARHDYYELVGRLDTAIDAAISNSYLAQAMRSLRVHLVRIRRLAADDAARLTAAAAEHAAIAEAIAEGNPKLAEAATIVHLHRSLSHVKATHASQHKEHHG; encoded by the coding sequence ATGCGTGCCAGCGAGAAGGCCTACGCGGCCCTCCGCGACGACATCGTCGAGTGGCGGCTGGCCCCGGGGACCGTCCTTGCGGAGGTGGAGCAATCCGAGCGGCTCGGCGTCTCGCGTACCCCGCTGCGCGAAGCCCTCAGCCGGCTCACCGCGGAAGGCCTGACGACGGCGGGCGGCCGCGGCGTCGTCGTCACCGATATCTCCCTTGAGGACATCGACGAACTGTTCGAACTGCGCGAAACCCTTGAGGGCAGGGCCGCGGCCCTGGCGGCCAGCCGCGGCGATACCGCCACCTTCGAGCAACTGCAGCGCGAGCTGGTCCGGGCCCCGGACATGATCAACGGCGACGATCCCGCCCGCCATGACTACTACGAACTGGTGGGACGGCTGGATACCGCCATCGACGCCGCCATTTCCAACTCCTACCTGGCCCAGGCCATGCGAAGCCTGCGCGTTCACCTGGTCCGGATCCGCAGGCTGGCCGCCGACGACGCCGCCCGCCTCACTGCCGCGGCCGCCGAGCACGCAGCGATCGCCGAAGCAATCGCCGAAGGCAATCCGAAGCTCGCCGAAGCGGCCACGATTGTGCACCTGCACCGCAGCCTCTCCCACGTCAAAGCAACCCACGCATCCCAGCACAAGGAGCACCATGGTTAA
- a CDS encoding MmgE/PrpD family protein, whose amino-acid sequence MVKEHHVRVYKSEENLPREEQLAFKIAQVAADPVAVSDEVTDMVINRIIDNASVAIASLNRAPIVAARAQALTHGPSTGGKGSKVFGIGERVSPEWAAWANGVAVRELDYHDTFLAADYSHPGDNIPPILAVAQHVGSSGHDLIRGIATGYEIQVNLVKAICLHKHKIDHVAHLGPSAAAGIGTLLGLDVETIFQSVGQGLHTTTATRQSRKGEISTWKAHAPAFAGKMAVESADRAMRGQTSPVPIYEGEDGVIAWLLDGPDASYMVPLPTPGEAKRAILDTYTKEHSAEYQAQAWIDLARKLHKEHPEVTDPANVESVLIKTSHHTHYVIGSGANDPQKYSPTASRETLDHSIPYIFTVALQDGAWHHVDSYAPDRAARPDTVELWHKVTTVEDPEWTRRYHSLDIAEKAFGGSVEITLKDGTVITDQIAVADAHPLGARPFAREQYINKFRTLAAGLVEEAEIERFLAAVERLPHLAAGELDQLNITAAPGVIDLNAAPKGLF is encoded by the coding sequence ATGGTTAAGGAACACCACGTCCGCGTCTATAAGAGCGAGGAAAACCTGCCCCGCGAGGAGCAGCTCGCCTTCAAGATCGCCCAAGTGGCGGCTGACCCGGTCGCCGTCTCCGACGAGGTCACCGACATGGTGATCAACCGGATCATCGACAACGCCTCGGTTGCCATCGCCTCCCTGAACCGGGCCCCCATCGTCGCCGCCCGCGCCCAGGCACTCACCCACGGCCCCAGCACCGGGGGCAAGGGCTCCAAGGTCTTCGGCATCGGCGAACGCGTCTCCCCCGAGTGGGCTGCCTGGGCCAACGGCGTAGCCGTCCGGGAACTCGACTACCACGACACCTTCCTCGCCGCGGACTACTCCCACCCGGGCGACAACATCCCCCCGATCCTCGCCGTCGCCCAGCACGTAGGGTCCAGCGGCCACGACCTGATCCGCGGCATCGCCACCGGGTACGAGATCCAGGTCAACCTGGTCAAGGCGATCTGCCTGCACAAGCACAAGATCGACCACGTGGCCCATCTGGGCCCCTCCGCCGCGGCCGGCATTGGCACCCTGCTGGGCCTGGACGTCGAAACCATCTTCCAGTCCGTCGGCCAGGGACTGCACACCACCACCGCCACCCGGCAGTCCCGCAAGGGCGAGATCTCCACCTGGAAGGCCCACGCCCCTGCCTTCGCCGGCAAGATGGCGGTCGAGTCCGCGGACCGGGCCATGCGCGGCCAGACCTCGCCCGTGCCGATCTACGAAGGCGAAGACGGTGTCATCGCCTGGCTGCTGGACGGCCCGGACGCGTCCTACATGGTTCCGCTCCCCACCCCGGGTGAAGCCAAGCGCGCCATCCTGGACACCTACACCAAGGAACACTCCGCCGAGTACCAGGCGCAGGCCTGGATCGACCTGGCCCGCAAACTCCACAAAGAGCACCCCGAGGTCACTGACCCGGCCAACGTCGAGTCCGTGCTGATCAAGACCAGCCACCACACGCACTACGTGATCGGCTCCGGCGCCAACGACCCGCAGAAGTACTCTCCCACCGCGTCCCGCGAAACCCTGGACCACTCCATCCCGTACATCTTCACCGTGGCCCTGCAGGACGGCGCCTGGCACCACGTGGACTCCTACGCCCCCGACCGCGCAGCAAGGCCCGACACGGTGGAGTTGTGGCACAAGGTGACCACGGTGGAGGATCCGGAATGGACCCGCCGCTACCACTCCCTGGACATCGCCGAGAAGGCCTTCGGCGGCTCCGTGGAGATCACGCTCAAGGACGGCACCGTCATCACCGACCAGATCGCCGTCGCCGACGCCCACCCTCTCGGCGCCCGCCCGTTCGCCCGGGAACAGTACATCAACAAGTTCCGCACCCTCGCCGCCGGGCTCGTGGAGGAGGCCGAGATCGAACGGTTCCTGGCCGCCGTCGAACGCCTCCCCCACCTGGCCGCGGGCGAGCTGGACCAGCTGAACATCACCGCCGCCCCCGGCGTCATCGACCTGAACGCCGCACCCAAGGGACTGTTCTAG